In Haloarcula halophila, a single window of DNA contains:
- a CDS encoding YeiH family protein codes for MRATLLETTERYAPWLLVLAGIALVARGLGSVLPYATPLILAVTLGLVVGNALSIPRWVEPGADTHKLWLEAGIVLMGARISIGTVLGVGLELLAVTLSGVLVTILVVETLSRTVFGIKGKLGSLLAAGAGICGVSAVVAVAGSIRADERHVAYAAGTVLLFDVVTLFAYPVVGASLGLTDRVFGIWAGITMFSTGPVTAAGFTVSETAGEWATVTKVTRNLLLGLLVGGYSLVYADTAEDFSVRTLWDSLPTFVLGFVALIVLTSTSFVSPRATQELTNAYRWLFLLAFAGLGLEIDIGELRATGIEPVVIVSAALLVASVVTLSVLGLVFSA; via the coding sequence ATGAGGGCCACACTGCTTGAGACCACGGAGCGGTACGCTCCGTGGCTGCTCGTGCTCGCTGGCATCGCGCTGGTCGCCCGCGGGCTCGGCTCCGTCCTCCCTTACGCGACACCGCTCATCCTCGCCGTCACGCTGGGACTGGTCGTGGGTAACGCCCTCTCGATACCCCGATGGGTCGAACCCGGAGCCGACACACACAAACTCTGGCTCGAAGCGGGCATCGTTCTCATGGGTGCGCGAATCTCGATCGGAACGGTGCTGGGCGTCGGGCTCGAACTGCTGGCCGTCACGTTGTCGGGTGTCCTCGTGACGATACTGGTCGTAGAGACGTTGAGCCGCACCGTCTTCGGCATCAAGGGGAAGCTCGGTTCGTTACTGGCCGCCGGGGCGGGTATCTGTGGGGTCTCGGCCGTCGTCGCGGTCGCCGGAAGTATCCGAGCCGACGAGAGACACGTCGCCTACGCCGCCGGGACCGTCCTGCTTTTCGATGTCGTGACGCTGTTTGCGTACCCCGTAGTCGGGGCGTCGCTCGGACTCACCGACCGCGTGTTCGGTATCTGGGCGGGCATCACCATGTTCAGCACCGGCCCGGTCACGGCGGCGGGATTTACCGTCTCGGAGACTGCTGGAGAGTGGGCGACGGTCACGAAGGTCACACGGAACCTCCTGTTGGGGCTCCTCGTCGGTGGCTACTCGCTCGTTTACGCCGACACGGCCGAGGACTTCTCGGTACGGACGCTCTGGGACTCGCTGCCGACGTTCGTCCTCGGCTTCGTAGCGCTCATCGTACTCACCTCGACGTCGTTCGTCTCCCCGAGGGCGACACAGGAGCTAACGAACGCCTATCGCTGGCTGTTCCTGCTCGCCTTCGCCGGCCTGGGACTGGAGATCGATATCGGAGAACTCCGGGCGACAGGTATCGAGCCCGTGGTAATCGTGTCGGCGGCGCTGCTCGTCGCCAGCGTGGTGACGCTGTCCGTGCTTGGACTGGTCTTTTCGGCGTAA
- a CDS encoding RidA family protein, with translation MTSYTINPPELKDARDIGYNHARIDGETFYMAGQVAMDADSTVVGDDIETQARKAYENVGILLDAIDKGFGDISKVTTHIVDPAEHYYDGYKEVYWETFDEPYPCHTVLGHDQLANEEYLVEIEVEVPLSPADIEAIEPDGETVRKL, from the coding sequence GTGACCAGTTACACTATCAACCCCCCGGAGCTCAAAGACGCCCGGGACATCGGCTACAACCACGCGCGTATCGACGGCGAGACCTTCTACATGGCCGGGCAAGTCGCCATGGACGCCGACTCGACGGTCGTTGGGGACGACATCGAGACGCAGGCCCGGAAGGCCTACGAGAACGTCGGGATTCTGCTCGACGCTATCGACAAGGGCTTCGGCGACATCTCGAAGGTGACGACACACATCGTCGATCCGGCCGAACACTACTACGACGGCTACAAGGAGGTCTACTGGGAGACCTTCGACGAGCCGTACCCGTGTCACACCGTGCTCGGCCACGACCAACTGGCCAACGAGGAGTACCTCGTCGAGATCGAGGTCGAGGTCCCCCTCTCGCCGGCCGACATCGAGGCCATCGAGCCCGACGGCGAGACGGTACGCAAACTCTAA
- a CDS encoding HAL/PAL/TAL family ammonia-lyase has protein sequence MIPIDGSLTVDEVRAVADGEPMELTDDARERMDQSRAAVDDIIDGDDISVYGVNTGFGDLKDISVGREEMEQHQQNLLRSHQTATGPPVSPRLTRAILAVRANALAVGVSGVRPELVDRLCTLLNMDVLPLIPSEGSADNACELANVGLVLAGEGEALVDGERCSGSEPLDAAGLDPFRFGPKESIALISGTAVTTARTAVAIADLRALVTAADIAGAWTFELVGTEPGAFDERIFDARPVAGHATTAAHVRVLTSATPSSADMTQDPLSIRCLPQVNGALREHLGMSTDTVETELASATDNPLIFPDKTARSCGTFNAQYVAGVADLLALTTRKVGAGSEARSSLLLAADEHSPHLADEPGLESGLARAQYAAASLVTEAGTLDTASDRSFIASSGQEDIHSAGNVASANLLATVDKIARVVAVELICCARATRQTGTTLPPGLAAAREFVEDAADVRSGDVPWSADISSLGDAVRDRSLVDAVRQSGVDIE, from the coding sequence ATGATACCGATCGACGGCAGTCTCACCGTCGACGAGGTGCGGGCCGTGGCCGACGGCGAACCGATGGAACTCACCGACGACGCCCGGGAACGAATGGACCAGAGTCGGGCGGCAGTCGACGACATCATCGACGGCGACGATATCTCGGTCTACGGGGTCAACACCGGCTTCGGGGACCTCAAGGACATCTCGGTCGGCCGCGAGGAGATGGAACAACACCAGCAGAACCTGCTTCGCAGTCACCAGACAGCGACGGGACCGCCCGTGTCGCCGCGGCTGACGCGGGCCATCCTGGCCGTTCGCGCGAACGCGCTCGCCGTCGGCGTGTCCGGGGTCCGCCCGGAACTCGTCGACCGGCTCTGCACGCTCCTCAACATGGACGTGCTCCCGCTGATCCCCTCGGAGGGGAGCGCCGACAACGCGTGTGAACTCGCCAACGTCGGCCTCGTGCTGGCCGGCGAGGGCGAGGCGCTCGTCGACGGCGAACGGTGTTCGGGATCGGAGCCACTCGACGCCGCCGGACTGGACCCGTTCCGCTTCGGACCGAAGGAGAGCATCGCGCTTATCAGCGGCACCGCCGTGACGACGGCCCGGACCGCGGTGGCGATTGCGGACCTCCGGGCGCTTGTGACAGCGGCCGACATCGCCGGCGCGTGGACGTTCGAACTCGTCGGGACGGAGCCGGGGGCCTTCGACGAGCGGATATTCGACGCCCGGCCCGTGGCGGGCCACGCCACCACCGCCGCACACGTCCGGGTGCTGACCAGCGCGACACCGTCCTCGGCGGACATGACACAGGACCCGCTCTCGATTCGGTGTCTGCCACAGGTCAACGGTGCACTGCGTGAACACCTCGGTATGTCGACTGACACCGTCGAGACCGAACTCGCCAGCGCGACCGACAACCCGCTGATCTTCCCCGACAAGACCGCGCGATCGTGTGGGACGTTCAACGCCCAGTACGTCGCCGGCGTCGCCGACCTCTTGGCACTGACGACGCGGAAAGTCGGTGCCGGAAGCGAAGCGCGATCGTCACTGTTGCTAGCTGCCGACGAACACAGCCCCCACCTGGCCGACGAGCCGGGGTTGGAAAGCGGCCTCGCGCGCGCCCAGTACGCCGCGGCGTCGCTAGTGACCGAAGCGGGGACGCTGGATACGGCCAGCGACCGGTCGTTTATCGCCTCCTCCGGACAGGAGGACATCCACAGTGCCGGCAACGTCGCCAGCGCGAACCTGCTGGCGACCGTCGACAAGATCGCCCGCGTCGTCGCCGTCGAACTCATTTGCTGTGCCCGTGCGACACGACAGACGGGGACGACGCTGCCCCCCGGTCTCGCCGCTGCCCGGGAGTTCGTCGAGGACGCGGCCGACGTGCGGAGCGGCGACGTGCCGTGGTCGGCCGACATCTCGTCGCTGGGTGACGCAGTTCGGGACAGATCGCTCGTGGATGCAGTCAGGCAAAGCGGCGTCGATATCGAGTGA
- a CDS encoding ABC transporter permease — protein sequence MFSPLQGLATGWLEYIMANQNQFLELLAGHIRMVGIGELIAIIIAVPAGILATRDPRAARVIESLGATAQTIPALGVVALTFTVLGLGQRPTILAIVIYAVFPILKNTVAGIRQVDDSMVRAGRGMGMTNLQRLRQIELPYALPVIFAGIRTSTVLCIGVAYIGVFVGSGGLGIWVQAGLTSVSYDIMLAGAIPGALTVLAFDQLFKYIEQAVTPEVISGDLEADTNVAA from the coding sequence ATGTTTAGTCCGCTCCAGGGCCTCGCGACGGGGTGGTTAGAGTACATCATGGCGAATCAGAACCAGTTCCTCGAACTGCTCGCCGGCCACATCCGGATGGTCGGCATCGGCGAGTTGATCGCCATTATCATCGCCGTGCCGGCGGGTATCCTCGCGACGCGAGATCCCCGCGCTGCGCGGGTGATCGAGAGCCTCGGGGCGACCGCACAGACGATTCCGGCGCTCGGGGTCGTTGCGCTCACGTTCACGGTTCTCGGGCTCGGCCAGCGGCCGACGATTCTGGCCATCGTCATCTACGCCGTCTTCCCGATCCTGAAGAACACGGTGGCCGGCATCCGACAGGTCGACGACTCGATGGTCCGGGCGGGCCGGGGTATGGGGATGACGAACCTCCAGCGGCTCCGACAGATCGAACTGCCCTACGCCTTGCCCGTCATCTTCGCCGGGATTCGGACCTCGACGGTGCTGTGTATCGGCGTCGCCTACATCGGGGTCTTCGTGGGCTCGGGCGGACTGGGTATCTGGGTGCAGGCCGGGCTCACGTCGGTTAGCTACGACATCATGCTCGCCGGCGCGATTCCGGGCGCGTTGACCGTGTTGGCCTTCGACCAGCTGTTCAAATACATCGAACAGGCGGTCACGCCGGAGGTCATCTCGGGCGACCTCGAAGCCGACACGAATGTGGCGGCCTAA
- a CDS encoding dihydroorotase, translating into MHDVAIKGGTVVSPEQGVFDADIGIGGELITTVSTAGDIDGDRVIDATGRHVFPGVIDPHTHFGLFRPLADDADTESRSGLVGGVTTTGNIFRRGKSYPDIMDDFFAKAEPNYRHDYFFTLGLLSHDHATEIDAVIDEFGITSFKWYMNYKLQAAERFGVEQNLLDDVADHFISELAEIDEPTTLAYHAENAEITAHLTEQLQDAGRDGYDAIVERFPGYAEAQSLVAGASHTRQHGYDDDFYAVHVSAKETAEELARLQSMGYGVTGETCTHYLCLTSEECDDRMKINPPIRSQADQDALWEHLAGGTLSIVGTDHIANKRANKIGEDIWESMWGSPSTATMFPLVLSEGFHEDRLGLRRVAAVTSTNAAKAYDLYPKKGSLRPGTDADIVVADIEETKTVTPELLQSSADYTMYTGREVTGWPTQTLVRGRIAYENGEVTAPPGHGTHIDRPIAAGDERDG; encoded by the coding sequence ATGCACGACGTTGCCATCAAAGGCGGCACGGTCGTCAGCCCCGAACAGGGCGTCTTCGACGCCGACATCGGCATCGGCGGGGAGCTGATAACTACCGTCTCGACGGCGGGCGACATCGACGGGGACCGGGTCATCGACGCCACCGGTCGGCACGTCTTCCCGGGCGTCATCGACCCGCACACCCACTTCGGGCTCTTCCGGCCGCTGGCCGACGACGCTGACACGGAGTCACGTTCGGGGCTGGTGGGGGGCGTCACGACGACCGGGAACATCTTCCGACGGGGGAAGTCCTACCCGGACATCATGGACGACTTTTTCGCGAAAGCGGAGCCGAACTACCGCCACGACTACTTCTTCACGCTGGGGCTCCTCTCGCACGATCACGCGACTGAGATAGACGCGGTCATCGACGAGTTCGGTATCACGTCGTTCAAGTGGTACATGAACTACAAACTGCAGGCCGCGGAGCGGTTCGGCGTGGAGCAGAACCTGCTCGACGACGTGGCCGACCACTTCATCTCGGAACTGGCGGAGATCGACGAACCGACGACGCTCGCGTACCACGCCGAGAACGCCGAGATAACGGCCCACCTGACCGAGCAGCTACAGGACGCCGGCCGGGACGGGTACGACGCCATCGTCGAGCGGTTCCCCGGATACGCGGAGGCACAGAGCCTCGTCGCCGGCGCGTCACACACCCGACAGCACGGCTACGACGACGACTTCTACGCCGTCCACGTCAGCGCGAAGGAGACGGCCGAGGAACTGGCCCGCCTGCAGTCGATGGGCTACGGGGTGACCGGCGAGACCTGTACGCACTATCTCTGTCTGACGAGCGAGGAGTGTGACGACCGGATGAAGATCAACCCGCCGATCCGGTCGCAAGCCGACCAAGATGCCCTCTGGGAGCATCTGGCCGGGGGGACCCTCTCCATCGTCGGGACGGACCACATCGCCAACAAGCGGGCGAACAAGATCGGCGAGGACATCTGGGAGTCGATGTGGGGCTCCCCGTCGACAGCGACGATGTTCCCGCTCGTCCTCTCGGAGGGGTTCCACGAGGACCGCCTCGGGCTCCGGCGCGTCGCAGCCGTGACGAGCACCAACGCCGCGAAGGCGTACGATCTCTACCCGAAGAAGGGATCGCTCCGCCCGGGGACCGACGCCGACATCGTCGTCGCCGACATCGAGGAGACGAAGACGGTGACCCCGGAGCTGTTGCAAAGCAGCGCGGACTACACGATGTACACCGGGCGGGAGGTAACCGGCTGGCCGACCCAGACGCTCGTCCGGGGGCGAATCGCCTACGAGAACGGGGAGGTGACCGCCCCGCCAGGCCACGGCACGCACATCGACCGGCCGATAGCCGCCGGCGACGAGCGGGACGGGTGA
- a CDS encoding IclR family transcriptional regulator, with the protein MTEAQNERSKHQIQALHMATEIIETLQEHGEMGVSALAARLDIPKSTAHAYLDTLNSNGWVVNNDGQYRLSLRFLEIGGKTRQSMRVFQAIRPHIDELSMEVGEVANLGIEEKGKRVLLYTSEPSEGVFDNAPSGQFAHMNWTALGKALLAQLSDERVDEIIDRHGLPMATEHTITDPEELYTELEQIRQQGYSVEDEEHREGIKAIAVMLQYEDEPSPVAAISISGPKRRISKKDTEQLIDSIRNTVNVIELEYKYY; encoded by the coding sequence ATGACCGAAGCACAAAACGAACGGTCGAAGCATCAGATTCAAGCCCTTCACATGGCGACCGAAATCATCGAGACGCTACAGGAGCACGGCGAGATGGGCGTCTCGGCTCTTGCAGCTCGGCTAGATATCCCGAAGAGTACAGCACATGCGTACCTCGACACGCTCAATTCCAACGGCTGGGTTGTCAACAATGACGGCCAGTACCGGCTCAGCCTCCGGTTTTTAGAGATCGGTGGGAAAACCCGACAAAGTATGCGGGTCTTCCAAGCCATCCGCCCTCACATCGACGAACTGTCGATGGAAGTGGGTGAGGTAGCCAACCTCGGAATCGAAGAGAAAGGGAAGCGAGTGCTCCTATATACCTCGGAACCATCGGAAGGCGTCTTCGATAACGCACCCTCGGGGCAGTTCGCACACATGAACTGGACGGCACTCGGGAAGGCACTGCTCGCCCAACTCTCAGACGAACGAGTTGACGAGATAATCGATCGACATGGGCTCCCGATGGCTACCGAGCACACCATTACAGACCCTGAGGAACTGTACACGGAACTCGAACAAATCCGCCAACAGGGCTACTCCGTTGAGGACGAAGAACACCGGGAGGGGATCAAGGCCATCGCGGTGATGCTCCAATACGAAGACGAACCGTCTCCAGTCGCTGCTATCTCCATTTCTGGCCCCAAACGTCGAATCTCGAAAAAAGATACTGAGCAGTTGATCGACTCGATCCGAAACACCGTGAACGTAATCGAACTTGAATACAAATACTATTGA
- the hutU gene encoding urocanate hydratase → MASETPSDVWREYRGARTGTEIECEGWRQEAALRMLNNNLDPEVAEDPENLVVYGGVGQAARSWDAYDTIVETLRELESDETLVVQSGKPVGRLRTHERAPRVLIANTNLVSKWDNWEEFRRLKADGKMMMGNYTAGSWGYIGSQGVLQGTYETLAAVAEQEFDGDLTNRLVVTAGLGGMGGNQPLAVTMNGGVCLVAEVSDERIQRRIDEGYCQESAASVEDALERARAAMEAGEACSIAVPANVVSLLEGMLDREFVPDVITDMTAAHDELTGYYPVGYTIDEADDLRERDPDRYREESLDTMERHVRALLDMYERGAVTFTYGNGIRGQVADRRGMTEAHDLPGFAPEYVRPLFCEGRGPFRWVALSGDPEDIDRTDALIEELFPENDSLLRWIDLAQEHVDFQGLPARVCWLGYQAGEDGLSERARFALRVNELVAEGEIAAPIVVTRDQLDGGSIANPNEATEDMKDGTDAVADWPILNALLNCAAGADIVSLHSSAGAVGEVTSTNNHVVLDGSELAEEKARRVFDVDPASGVMRHADAGYEKALREADQSGIEIPMGDQVGE, encoded by the coding sequence ATGGCGAGCGAGACACCCAGCGACGTGTGGCGCGAGTACCGAGGCGCGCGGACGGGGACGGAGATCGAGTGTGAGGGGTGGCGACAGGAGGCCGCCCTCCGTATGCTCAACAACAACCTCGACCCCGAAGTCGCCGAAGACCCCGAAAACCTCGTCGTCTACGGCGGTGTCGGACAGGCGGCTCGCTCGTGGGACGCCTACGACACGATAGTCGAGACCCTCCGGGAACTGGAGAGCGACGAGACGCTGGTCGTCCAGTCTGGCAAGCCTGTGGGCCGGCTCCGGACACACGAGCGAGCCCCGCGAGTGCTCATCGCCAACACGAACCTCGTGAGCAAGTGGGACAACTGGGAGGAGTTCCGGCGGCTCAAGGCGGACGGGAAGATGATGATGGGGAACTATACCGCCGGGTCGTGGGGGTATATCGGCTCCCAGGGCGTGTTACAGGGCACTTACGAGACGCTGGCCGCGGTCGCCGAGCAGGAGTTCGACGGGGACCTGACCAACCGTCTCGTGGTGACCGCCGGCCTGGGCGGGATGGGGGGGAACCAACCGCTCGCGGTCACGATGAACGGCGGCGTCTGTCTCGTCGCCGAAGTGAGCGACGAGCGCATCCAGCGCCGCATCGACGAGGGGTACTGTCAGGAGTCGGCCGCTTCGGTCGAGGACGCACTGGAGCGGGCACGGGCGGCGATGGAGGCGGGCGAGGCCTGCAGTATCGCGGTGCCGGCCAACGTCGTCTCGCTGCTGGAAGGGATGCTCGACCGGGAGTTCGTCCCCGACGTTATCACGGACATGACCGCCGCCCACGACGAACTGACGGGGTACTATCCGGTCGGCTATACGATCGACGAAGCCGACGACCTCCGTGAGCGGGACCCCGACCGCTACCGCGAGGAGAGCCTCGACACCATGGAACGGCACGTGCGAGCGCTGCTGGACATGTACGAACGGGGTGCGGTCACGTTCACCTACGGGAACGGTATCCGAGGACAGGTCGCGGACCGGCGCGGCATGACCGAGGCCCACGACCTCCCGGGGTTCGCACCGGAGTACGTCCGACCACTGTTCTGTGAGGGCCGTGGCCCCTTCCGGTGGGTCGCCCTCTCGGGGGACCCCGAGGACATCGACCGCACGGACGCGCTTATCGAGGAACTGTTCCCCGAGAACGACTCGCTGTTGCGCTGGATCGACCTCGCACAGGAACACGTCGACTTCCAGGGACTGCCCGCGCGGGTCTGCTGGCTCGGCTACCAGGCCGGCGAGGACGGACTGAGCGAGCGCGCCCGGTTCGCGCTCCGAGTGAACGAACTCGTCGCCGAGGGCGAGATAGCAGCGCCGATAGTGGTCACGCGCGACCAACTCGACGGCGGGAGTATCGCGAACCCCAACGAGGCTACCGAAGACATGAAAGACGGGACCGACGCCGTCGCCGACTGGCCCATCCTCAACGCACTCCTGAACTGCGCCGCCGGCGCCGACATCGTCAGCCTCCATTCGAGCGCCGGGGCCGTCGGCGAAGTGACCTCGACGAACAACCACGTCGTCCTCGACGGCTCGGAACTGGCCGAGGAGAAGGCCCGCCGCGTCTTCGACGTCGACCCCGCGAGCGGGGTCATGCGCCACGCCGATGCCGGCTACGAGAAGGCACTGCGGGAGGCCGACCAGTCCGGTATCGAGATCCCGATGGGGGACCAAGTGGGGGAGTGA
- a CDS encoding N-acyl-D-amino-acid deacylase family protein: MSTTLLQNARIVDGTGAPWFRGTVRLEDGEISDVSRVPEQSMDAETVVDVGGNVVSPGFIDTHSHSDLQLFADPTLAPKIRQGITTEILGQDGFSMAPMYREGGAEEWQDQLAGLAGRVDHEWSWGGVGAYLDAVEESGVAPNVGTLVGHGTVRFNVLGMEDTEPTDEQLSEMRDLVAEAMDEGAFGLSTALVITPCSYATTEELTALAGELSPYGRPFVAHIRSERGDIWNALDEFVNIGAAAGVPVHLSHFKLGGPLQHGKSDRALALVETARERGVDFSADQYPYTASNTLLSYVLPPWVHAEGPEKTVEYLRDEQARERIRADIEQDRIEGWDNPGAYSGWENVVIASVESDANSDVEGESVAALAHRWDTEPVYAVCDLLAEEELGVSVINHFIDEDDVRDILSSERVNVITDGLFGGNPHPRVYGAFPRVLGKYVREADLLSLEEAVRKMTSLPARSMGLDTKGIVRPGMDADLVVFDPDIVSSPATYDNPRQHPKGIYHVLVDGEFVVRDGETTGATPGRALRASR, encoded by the coding sequence ATGAGCACGACGCTTCTGCAGAACGCGCGCATCGTCGACGGGACCGGTGCCCCGTGGTTCCGCGGCACGGTCCGTCTCGAAGACGGCGAGATATCCGACGTGAGTCGCGTCCCGGAGCAGTCGATGGACGCCGAGACCGTCGTCGACGTCGGCGGGAACGTCGTTTCGCCAGGCTTCATCGACACCCACTCGCATTCGGACCTCCAGTTGTTTGCCGACCCGACGCTCGCGCCGAAGATCCGGCAGGGGATCACGACGGAGATACTCGGCCAGGACGGGTTCTCGATGGCCCCGATGTACCGGGAGGGCGGTGCCGAGGAGTGGCAGGATCAGCTGGCTGGGCTGGCCGGCCGGGTCGACCACGAGTGGAGCTGGGGCGGCGTCGGCGCGTATCTCGATGCCGTCGAGGAAAGCGGTGTCGCGCCTAACGTCGGCACGCTGGTCGGCCACGGGACGGTACGGTTCAACGTGTTGGGGATGGAGGACACGGAGCCGACCGACGAACAGCTGTCCGAGATGCGGGATCTCGTCGCCGAAGCGATGGACGAGGGGGCGTTCGGGCTGTCGACGGCGCTGGTCATCACGCCGTGTTCCTACGCCACGACCGAGGAATTGACCGCGCTGGCCGGGGAACTGTCGCCGTACGGCCGTCCGTTCGTCGCCCACATCCGCAGCGAGCGGGGGGACATCTGGAACGCCTTGGACGAGTTCGTCAACATCGGCGCGGCGGCCGGCGTGCCGGTCCATCTCTCGCACTTCAAACTGGGCGGCCCGCTCCAGCACGGCAAGTCCGACCGGGCACTGGCGCTCGTCGAGACGGCCCGCGAGCGGGGCGTCGACTTTTCGGCCGATCAGTACCCCTACACGGCGAGCAACACACTGCTGTCGTACGTTCTGCCGCCGTGGGTCCACGCCGAGGGACCCGAGAAAACGGTCGAATACCTCCGTGACGAGCAGGCCCGCGAGCGCATCAGAGCCGACATCGAACAGGACCGCATCGAGGGCTGGGACAACCCCGGCGCCTACTCCGGCTGGGAGAACGTCGTTATCGCCTCCGTCGAGAGCGATGCAAACAGCGACGTCGAGGGCGAGTCCGTCGCGGCCCTGGCCCACCGGTGGGATACCGAGCCGGTCTACGCCGTCTGTGATCTACTGGCCGAGGAGGAACTTGGCGTCAGTGTCATCAACCACTTCATCGACGAGGATGACGTGCGCGACATCCTCAGCTCCGAGCGGGTCAACGTCATCACCGACGGGCTCTTCGGCGGAAACCCTCACCCACGGGTCTACGGGGCGTTCCCGCGCGTGCTGGGCAAATACGTCCGCGAGGCGGATCTCCTGTCGCTGGAGGAGGCCGTCCGGAAGATGACCTCCCTGCCCGCGCGGTCGATGGGGCTAGACACGAAAGGCATCGTTCGCCCCGGGATGGACGCGGACCTCGTCGTATTCGACCCGGATATCGTCTCCTCACCGGCGACGTACGACAACCCCAGACAACATCCTAAGGGCATCTATCACGTGCTCGTCGACGGCGAGTTCGTCGTCAGGGACGGCGAGACGACCGGCGCGACCCCGGGCCGGGCGCTCCGGGCATCGCGTTAG
- a CDS encoding Zn-dependent hydrolase, with protein sequence MHVDADRLREDIEANARFGAVDSSGGVGRTVLTGIEADRRVRERFVERLTAAGLSVRVDPVGNIVGRWTPASCDPEAAPVAAGSHLDSVPRGGIFDGPLGVYAALESVRTMQSADVAPDRPIEVVSFTEEEGSRFGVGTLGSSVAAGQRTPSEALSLTDDDGVSLEESLQGIGFAGDDTVEGDRWDSWVELHVEQGTTLTDTGAGVGIVDSITGITNCEVRITGEADHAGSTPMDERTDAFAAASEFVLDLERAGRDCAETSGAAVATAGKGSIAPNARNIVPEQVELDLDIRDVDHDNMTRMVERCRDSLARLERSRGVDTSIERYRDSAPTPCSDRFLVAAEAGATATGVESVRLSSGAMHDTANVAAVTDAGLLFAPSEGGYSHSPREWTDWNDCAAATAVLAETVRSLASDDTE encoded by the coding sequence ATGCACGTCGATGCGGACCGTCTGCGTGAGGATATCGAGGCGAACGCACGGTTCGGGGCAGTCGATTCGTCCGGGGGTGTCGGTCGGACCGTTCTGACCGGAATCGAGGCTGACAGGCGGGTCAGAGAGCGCTTCGTCGAACGGTTGACTGCAGCAGGCCTGTCCGTCCGCGTCGACCCTGTGGGAAACATCGTCGGTCGCTGGACGCCGGCAAGTTGTGATCCGGAGGCCGCACCGGTCGCGGCCGGGAGCCATCTGGACTCCGTGCCGCGGGGCGGAATCTTCGACGGGCCGCTGGGGGTCTACGCGGCACTGGAGAGCGTCCGTACCATGCAGTCGGCCGACGTTGCCCCCGACCGGCCGATCGAGGTTGTCTCGTTCACGGAGGAAGAGGGCAGTCGGTTCGGTGTCGGAACCCTCGGGTCGTCGGTGGCGGCGGGACAGCGGACGCCCTCGGAAGCCCTGTCGCTCACGGACGACGACGGCGTCTCCCTCGAAGAGAGCCTGCAGGGTATCGGCTTCGCCGGGGACGACACAGTCGAGGGCGATCGGTGGGACTCGTGGGTGGAACTCCACGTCGAACAAGGGACGACGCTCACGGACACCGGTGCCGGAGTCGGTATCGTCGACTCGATTACGGGCATCACGAACTGTGAGGTGCGCATTACCGGCGAGGCGGACCACGCGGGTTCGACGCCGATGGACGAGCGAACCGACGCATTCGCGGCGGCATCGGAGTTCGTCCTCGATCTGGAACGTGCCGGTCGGGACTGTGCCGAGACGAGCGGAGCCGCGGTGGCGACTGCCGGGAAGGGATCTATCGCGCCGAACGCGCGGAACATCGTCCCCGAGCAGGTGGAGTTAGACCTCGACATCCGGGATGTCGACCACGACAACATGACGCGGATGGTCGAACGCTGCCGGGACAGCCTCGCGCGGTTGGAGCGGAGTCGGGGCGTGGACACGTCGATAGAGCGGTACCGGGACAGCGCCCCGACACCCTGCAGCGACCGGTTTCTCGTGGCGGCCGAGGCTGGGGCGACAGCGACCGGCGTCGAGTCGGTAAGGCTGTCGTCTGGAGCGATGCACGACACGGCCAACGTCGCCGCCGTCACCGACGCCGGACTGCTCTTTGCGCCGTCGGAAGGCGGCTACTCACACTCCCCGCGGGAGTGGACCGACTGGAATGACTGCGCCGCGGCGACGGCCGTACTCGCGGAGACCGTTCGCTCACTCGCATCTGACGACACCGAATGA